The following are encoded in a window of Vespa crabro chromosome 2, iyVesCrab1.2, whole genome shotgun sequence genomic DNA:
- the LOC124422266 gene encoding ras-responsive element-binding protein 1-like isoform X2 has protein sequence MDYSKKVTIKDEPEQEQEQEQEQEQEQEQEQEQEQEQELEQEQEQEQEQTETQVDLPESAHPCPACPTILLTTHDLTNHLREHNSPRSTEYGGEEDYCCAICQKVLSSASSLDRHVLVHSRERPFKCKYCDIAFTTNGNMNRHVKSAHRGERSPPQSYTESESTSNDSENSSRRQHIEEHNNNEISKQTSPNFMIRERLAKNLTAKRKSPSFTREDESPRKHKILLNNSRTEIKRTPVQAQNSYNCPVCNRQDFATSGLLETHLEQNHPEFTARCEPCNLSFKNHRVLNLHRYMIHFSDYPVGIPTRNLRNSVVGFDDLTFVDFTSAKFPTIARVMCEQAMHRPASGEGTNFQCAKCSRAFPCFKSMKEHQNECGKCRSSLQCRPIDVGESQRDDFFAGLELHNKAALTEAKDGKDLADIESILSVTSGPILQNFPRSDASTPENNMKFNSSVGSSGSSGTMSSEYHEEEAQDLFAAEFRKMKLKGEFPCRLCTAIFPNLRALKGHNRAHMGVAPGVPYPCNMCPYTSTDKATLVRHLRSHNGDRPYECSLCNYAFTTKANCERHVRNRHGKLTREDIKSVLIYHPNEDSTNENIGRSSPRVTKDEPRKSLIYPNDREDSHQQQQQQQQRYLSMPMDSKSDIRVIDEAKLSSPGLASSLRNIIVNHCETSDTYSRSSIPSAGLIPRNIDEATTSQDQSGRAEDDLESRSSNESVSLVNDTETDMHQRIQASPINLKKMSNVPNAVNSNQDGPLDLSMDVLDLSKKAKEKNGAGSSRSNEHYTGNDRREFYDSTSQLFLTQALLQASQGTSPGTSPGTSQGTSQATSLQNFYANAQLIYRNLGSLSAGVNAGILSPYMFNPHLFGQDLNIRDRIQKEFARGLQLTSGGTLVDSSHGNTGFAGFPQSNDGSSQSVNEQNDYTKLLASKMTNKNLSPREKPDNSPSSNSVKMVIKNGVLMPKQKQRRYRTERPFSCGHCSAKFTLRSNMERHIKQQHPEFWSQRPRGGHSTRGRPPANHPTLIKNSGQSNSQASQSYSNILPKTESSSAIESGRHSISDQVKYAILAQQLKANKMDDNDTDEELIIDEDPTDKEMQESQEQGERSTSLLRGQLEGNESNRDVGVKEEILERDSSDVFHNEQTEENNDTNENGRTSRNEDTLEVKTEDTSGDNNSRHTFKMDICTDTVQNKQEDNNADLASVSELLDNASQQYQHFQPQYLSDEEGLVASTSDFNNSGSEDKSDSVNSGNSNNASAKKKKKKKKKKKSAYSMAPNRVICPYCERPFPWTSSLRRHILTHTGQKPYQCIYCSLLFTTKSNCDRHLLRKHKTNPNKIRRVRNSSSPDSQAINTNNTFSMRNVPERPYKCNQCPSSTFSTLGNLKKHRSTKHSRKTKSRSVSPSSEPQNSPLQSTKQNDPSDYESQSSSISENTEQQQAVSPVETQKPNSNISPTNNELSRSRRTSPRSSPGPNDVPFKCHLCDCGFADRHDCLEHIKTNHKKSYEMLVAKGAMDMDIDGLEDQPVPPPPPPPPQQHLSDGEERKGRFPDYSNRKVVCAFCIRRFWSAEDLRRHMRTHTGERPFSCDICFRRFTLKHSMLRHRKKHESVDSTMYVGTSGDEENSPTQPPTITPRTQQQPPVLMATNINNSRIQDRIMSSVATGDAAPGGFMRFNTFEKLTTFTGKLTTNTQHNVNSELSENTDNDLISNLLGIRDKSFIDKVLQASPDDAAKLLGVQRSHE, from the exons TGACCATAAAGGACGAACCGGAACAGGAACAGGAACaggaacaagaacaagaacaggaacaagaacaagaacagGAACAAGAACAGGAACAGGAGTTGGAGCAAGAGCAAGAACAGGAGCAAGAACAGACTGAGACACAG GTTGATTTACCCGAAAGCGCGCATCCTTGTCCAGCTTGTCCGACCATACTTTTGACAACTCACGATTTAACAAATCACCTACGGGAACATAATTCACCAAGGAGCACAGAATACGGCGGCGAGGAAGACTACTGCTGTGCTATATGTCAAAAAGTATTGAGTTCGGCAAGTTCCTTGGACCGCCATGTTCTCGTACATTCGCGCGAACGACCTTTCAAGTGTAAATATTGTGACATAGCTTTCACAACTAATGGTAATATGAATAGACATGTTAAAAGTGCCCACCGCGGTGAAAGATCACCACCACAGAGTTATACCGAATCGGAAAGTACTAGTAACGACTCGGAAAACTCATCTAGAAGACAGCACATAGAAGAGCATAACAACAACGAGATATCGAAACAAACTTCGCCAAATTTTATGATAAGAGAAAGATTGGCGAAGAATTTAACGGCGAAAAGAAAGTCACCATCCTTTACCAGAGAAGATGAAAGCCCACGTAAACACaagatattgttaaataattccaGAACTGAGATCAAACGTACGCCTGTACAGGCACAAAATTCATACAACTGTCCAGTTTGTAATCGGCAAGATTTTGCTACGAGCGGTCTCTTGGAAACGCATTTGGAACAAAATCATCCAGAATTCACGGCAAGGTGCGAACCCtgtaatttatcttttaaaaatcatcgGGTATTGAATCTACACCGTTATATGATTCATTTTTCTGACTATCCCGTTGGTATCCCTACGAGAAATTTACGTAATTCCGTAGTAGGATTCGACGATTTAACTTTTGTTGACTTTACCTCGGCTAAATTCCCAACTATTGCTAGGGTGATGTGCGAGCAAGCGATGCATCGGCCAGCATCCGGAGAAGGTACCAACTTTCAATGCGCCAAGTGTTCAAGGGCATTTCCTTGTTTCAAGTCTATGAAAGAACACCAAAATGAATGTGGTAAGTGTAGGTCAAGTTTGCAATGTAGACCGATAGATGTCGGGGAATCACAGAGGGATGATTTTTTTGCGGGCCTCGAATTACACAATAAAGCTGCTTTGACAGAGGCTAAAGACGGAAAGGATTTAGCGGATATAGAAAGCATTTTGTCCGTTACGTCGGGCCCAATTTTACAAAACTTTCCCCGCTCGGATGCTAGTACACCcgagaataatatgaaatttaattcGAGCGTTGGTTCTTCTGGTTCATCAGGAACAATGTCATCGGAATATCACGAAGAGGAAGCTCAGGATTTATTCGCTGCCGAATTCAGGAAGATGAAGTTGAAAGGAGAATTCCCATGCCGATTGTGTACAGCCATATTTCCCAATTTGAGAGCTTTGAAAGGACATAATCGCGCTCATATGGGCGTTGCGCCTGGAGTACCCTATCCATGCAACATGTGTCCTTATACGAGTACGGACAAGGCCACCCTCGTAAGGCATCTTAGATCTCACAACGGTGATCGGCCGTATGAGTGTTCGCTTTGCAATTATGCTTTTACCACAAAAGCAAACTGCGAGAGGCACGTTAGAAATCGTCATGGTAAATTAACCAGGGAAGACATTAAAAGTGTCCTGATATATCATCCAAATGAGGATTCGACGAATGAGAATATCGGTAGAAGTTCGCCAAGAGTGACGAAGGACGAGCCAAGAAAAAGTTTGATATATCCGAATGACCGTGAAGATTCCcatcagcaacaacaacagcagcagcaacgtTATCTGTCGATGCCGATGGACTCGAAAAGTGATATTAGAGTGATAGACGAGGCAAAACTATCTAGCCCAGGATTGGCCTCGTCTCTTcggaatattatcgttaatcattGCGAAACAAGCGATACTTATTCGAGATCGAGCATACCATCGGCTGGGCTTATTCCAAGGAATATAGATGAGGCCACTACATCTCAAGATCAGAGTGGAAGGGCTGAGGATGATCTTGAATCAAGGTCATCTAACGAAAGCGTGTCTCTAGTCAATGATACCGAAACAGATATGCACCAAAGAATTCAAGCTAGTCCGATTAACTTGAAGAAAATGTCTAACGTACCTAACGCCGTAAATTCGAACCAGGACGGACCGTTGGACCTTAGCATGGACGTTCTAGATTTGAGTAAAAAAGCCAAGGAGAAAAACGGTGCTGGCTCTTCTAGATCGAACGAGCATTATACCGGCAATGATCGAAGAGAATTTTACGATTCAACGAGCCAATTGTTCCTAACACAGGCTCTTTTACAAGCAAGCCAGGGAACTTCGCCGGGAACTTCACCTGGTACTTCACAAGGAACTTCACAAGCAACTTCCTTACAGAATTTCTATGCCAATGCCCAATTGATATATCGCAATTTAGGATCACTTTCGGCAGGTGTAAATGCTGGTATTTTATCCCCTTATATGTTCAATCCGCACCTATTTGGACAAGACCTTAACATCAGGGACAGAATTCAAAAGGAATTCGCCCGTGGCTTACAATTGACCAGTGGTGGTACATTGGTCGATTCGTCTCATGGAAATACAGGTTTTGCCGGTTTTCCTCAATCCAACGATGGCTCGTCTCAATCTGTTAACGAGCAAAATGATTATACCAAATTGTTGGCCTCCAAAATGaccaataaaaatttatcaccGCGCGAGAAGCCGGATAATTCACCTTCGTCGAATTCGGTTAAAATGGTCATAAAGAATGGAGTTCTAATGCCAAAACAAAAGCAACGAAGATATCGTACAGAAAGACCGTTCTCTTGCGGACATTGCTCGGCTAAATTCACCTTACGTAGCAACATGGAGCGACATATAAAACAGCAACATCCTGAATTTTGGAGTCAACGACCTCGAGGTGGTCATTCGACGAGAGGTAGACCACCTGCGAACCATCCTAccttaattaaaaattctggACAGTCAAATTCACAAGCATCGCAATCCTACTCCAATATACTACCCAAAACCGAATCATCGTCGGCGATAGAATCTGGTAGACATTCGATTTCCGATCAAGTTAAATATGCAATTTTGGCGCAACAATTGAAGGCAAACAAAATGGACGACAACGATACCGACGAAGAATTGATCATAGATGAGGATCCTACGGATAAAGAGATGCAAGAATCTCAAGAACAAGGAGAACGTTCTACGAGTTTGTTGAGAGGACAATTGGAAGGTAATGAGTCTAACAGAGACGTCGGAGTTAAAGAGGAAATTTTAGAAAGAGACTCATCCGACGTATTTCATAATGAACAGAccgaagaaaataacgatactaatgaaAATGGCCGAACATCTAGAAACGAAGATACCCTTGAAGTTAAAACGGAGGATACATCCGGAGATAATAATTCAAGGCACACCTTCAAAATGGACATCTGCACGGATACCGTACAAAATAAACAGGAAGATAATAACGCTGATCTCGCTAGCGTTTCTGAATTATTGGACAATGCCtctcaacaatatcaacactTTCAACCGCAATATCTGAGCGACGAGGAAGGTTTGGTCGCATCTACGAGCGACTTTAACAATTCTGGAAGCGAGGACAAATCAGACTCTGTGAATTCCGGTAATTCGAATAATGCCTcggcgaagaagaaaaaaaagaaaaaaaagaagaagaaatctgCTTACTCAATGGCACCTAACAGAGTTATATGTCCATATTGCGAACGGCCATTCCCATGGACTTCATCCCTTAGACGACATATTCTTACGCACACGGGCCAAAAGCCCTatcaatgtatatattgttCACTTTTGTTCACCACCAAATCAAATTGCGATCGGCACCTTTTGAGAAAGCACAAAACAAATCCTAACAAAATACGACGCGTTAGAAATTCATCTTCGCCGGATAGTCAGGCAATAAATACGAACAATACGTTCTCAATGAGAAATGTACCAGAGAGACCATATAAATGTAATCAATGTCCAAGTTCGACCTTTTCGACGTTAGGGAATTTAAAGAAACATCGTTCGACAAAACATTCGCGCAAAACTAAATCAAGATCTGTATCGCCTTCGAGCGAACCACAAAATAGTCCTTTACAAtcaacaaaacaaaacgatcCTAGCGATTACGAGAGCCAATCGTCCAGTATATCAGAAAATACGGAACAACAACAGGCGGTATCACCTGTAGAAACGCAAAAACCAAATTCCAATATATCACCGACTAACAATGAATTATCAAGATCACGAAGAACATCCCCTAGATCCTCGCCCGGTCCTAACGACGTACCATTCAAATGTCATCTATGTGATTGCGGATTCGCCGATCGTCACGATTGTTTGGAACATATCAAAACGAATCATAAGAAATCATACGAAATGTTAGTTGCTAAGGGTGCAATGGATATGGATATCGACGGTTTGGAAGATCAGCCGGtaccaccgccgccgccgccgccgccacaaCAACATCTTAGCGatggggaagaaagaaaaggccGATTCCCAGATTACAGTAATAGAAAA GTGGTCTGTGCCTTTTGCATAAGAAGATTTTGGTCGGCCGAGGATCTCCGTCGTCACATGAGAACACACACTGGTGAAAGACCATTCTCTTGTGATATTTGCTTTCGACGATTCACATTGAAACACAGTATGCTACGTCACCGTAAGAAACACGAATCGGTCGACTCTACAATGTACGTTGGTACAAGCGGCGACGAAGAAAATTCACCTACTCAACCACCAACGATAACACCGCGTACCCAACAACAACCACCGGTATTAATGGCAACAAATATCAACAATTCTAGGATACAAGATAGAATCATGTCGTCGGTAGCAACTGGCGATGCTGCTCCCGGTGGTTTTATGAGATTTAATACCTTCGAAAAATTAACTACGTTTACCGGCAAATTGACCACCAATACACAACATAATGTCAATTCTGAATTATCCGAAAATACCGACAACGATTTGATCTCTAATCTTTTGGGCATACGCGATAAAAGTTTCATCGATAAGGTTTTACAAGCATCACCGGACGATGCCGCTAAATTATTAGGCGTACAACGTAGCCACGAATGA